From one Vannielia litorea genomic stretch:
- the secE gene encoding preprotein translocase subunit SecE codes for MARANPLQFIQQVRTEVGKVVWPTRREVVLTTVMVFIMAILTGVFFFLVDWLIRTGLTQILGLFG; via the coding sequence ATGGCCCGCGCCAATCCGCTTCAGTTCATCCAGCAGGTCCGCACCGAGGTGGGCAAGGTCGTCTGGCCGACCCGCCGCGAGGTGGTGCTGACGACCGTCATGGTCTTCATCATGGCGATCCTCACGGGCGTCTTCTTCTTCCTCGTCGACTGGCTGATCCGCACCGGCTTGACCCAGATCCTCGGCCTGTTCGGCTGA
- the nusG gene encoding transcription termination/antitermination protein NusG, whose product MAKRWYSVAVLSNFEKKVAEQIRTDAEAAGLTEEIEEVLVPTEEVIEVRRGKKVTAERRFMPGYVLVRMDMSDAGYHLITSINRVTGFLGPQGRPMPMRDAEVQAILGRVEEGEAAPRSLITFEVGENVNVTDGPFEGFSGNVEEVDDEGQRLKVTVSIFGRATPVELEFTQVSKQV is encoded by the coding sequence ATGGCAAAGCGGTGGTATTCGGTGGCGGTTCTCTCGAACTTCGAGAAGAAGGTGGCCGAGCAGATCCGGACGGATGCGGAGGCTGCCGGCCTCACCGAGGAGATCGAAGAGGTTCTGGTGCCGACCGAAGAGGTCATCGAGGTGCGCCGGGGCAAGAAGGTGACCGCTGAGCGGCGCTTCATGCCGGGCTACGTGCTGGTTCGGATGGACATGAGCGATGCGGGCTATCACCTGATCACCTCGATCAACCGCGTCACCGGCTTCTTGGGGCCGCAGGGCCGCCCGATGCCGATGCGCGATGCCGAGGTTCAGGCGATCCTTGGCCGGGTCGAAGAGGGCGAGGCCGCGCCGCGCAGCCTGATCACCTTCGAGGTCGGCGAGAATGTGAACGTGACCGACGGGCCTTTCGAGGGCTTCAGCGGCAACGTGGAGGAGGTCGACGACGAGGGCCAGCGCCTGAAGGTCACGGTGTCGATCTTTGGCCGTGCCACTCCGGTCGAACTGGAGTTCACGCAGGTCTCCAAGCAGGTGTGA
- a CDS encoding SMI1/KNR4 family protein → MIDKLSAEDACLLTETLALIPEQDEIQMDSRDRKRLRQPTSEVTPEGLFLWHLSEHQVFEEETDPALRKQGVRLRPVGVHPEGRLSETEIAAEEARLGVALPQPWRVIYRHFNGGWNNTLHWGDPEDPRDTEPLALISRSESLPLQEVAPLRDLMAPDRPELDLSPIDPRLIAIGYHQSEAMLLDYRAGPDPRVGHAYIDEFSDDPLPTWEEEAFWWPNMRVYFAGLYQQDRAV, encoded by the coding sequence ATGATTGACAAGCTTTCTGCCGAAGACGCCTGCCTGCTGACCGAAACACTGGCGCTGATCCCTGAGCAGGATGAGATCCAGATGGACAGCCGCGACCGGAAGCGGCTGCGCCAGCCCACTTCGGAGGTCACGCCTGAAGGCCTCTTTCTCTGGCATCTCAGCGAGCACCAGGTTTTTGAAGAAGAGACAGACCCGGCACTGAGGAAGCAGGGCGTACGGCTGCGCCCGGTGGGCGTACATCCTGAAGGGCGTCTCTCAGAGACTGAGATCGCCGCCGAAGAAGCCCGCCTCGGCGTGGCGCTCCCGCAGCCGTGGCGCGTCATCTACCGCCACTTCAACGGCGGCTGGAACAACACTCTGCACTGGGGCGACCCGGAGGACCCGCGCGATACCGAGCCGCTTGCCCTCATCAGCCGTTCTGAGAGTCTGCCCCTGCAAGAAGTCGCTCCGCTGCGCGATCTGATGGCCCCTGACCGCCCGGAGCTGGACCTCTCGCCCATCGATCCGCGCCTCATCGCCATCGGCTATCATCAGAGCGAGGCCATGCTGCTCGATTACCGCGCCGGGCCGGACCCTAGGGTGGGCCATGCCTATATCGACGAATTCAGCGACGACCCTCTGCCGACATGGGAAGAGGAGGCCTTCTGGTGGCCCAACATGCGGGTCTATTTTGCCGGCCTCTACCAGCAAGATCGGGCGGTGTAA
- the rplK gene encoding 50S ribosomal protein L11, with product MAKKIAGTMKLQVPAGQANPSPPVGPALGQRGINIMEFCKAFNAKTQEMEPGAPCPTVITYYQDKSFSMDIKTPPASYYLKKAAKVKSGANTPSRQTVGSVTVKQVREIAEAKMKDLNATDIEAAMKIIVGSANSMGIEVK from the coding sequence ATGGCCAAGAAGATTGCCGGCACCATGAAGCTTCAGGTGCCCGCCGGACAAGCAAACCCCTCTCCGCCGGTCGGTCCGGCGCTGGGTCAGCGCGGCATCAACATCATGGAATTCTGCAAGGCGTTCAACGCCAAGACGCAGGAGATGGAGCCGGGTGCGCCCTGCCCGACCGTGATCACCTACTACCAAGACAAATCCTTCTCGATGGATATCAAGACGCCCCCCGCGTCTTACTACCTGAAGAAGGCCGCCAAGGTGAAATCCGGGGCCAACACCCCGTCGCGCCAGACCGTGGGTTCCGTTACCGTCAAGCAGGTGCGCGAGATCGCCGAAGCCAAGATGAAGGATCTGAACGCGACCGATATCGAGGCCGCGATGAAGATCATCGTCGGTTCCGCGAACTCCATGGGCATCGAGGTGAAGTAA
- the rplA gene encoding 50S ribosomal protein L1, with protein MAKLGKRTRAAREAFEGKHDLSVEEAVALVKGNASAKFDETVEIAMNLGVDPRHADQMVRGKVSLPNGTGKEVRVAVFARGEKADEAKAAGADVVGAEDLMETVQGGKIDFDRCIATPDMMPIVGRLGKVLGPRNLMPNPKVGTVTMDVKEAVEAAKGGEVQFKAEKAGVVHAGIGKASFDEAKLIENVRAFVDAVSKAKPTGAKGTYMKKIAISSTMGPGVSIEVDNALGN; from the coding sequence ATGGCAAAACTCGGAAAACGCACCCGCGCCGCCCGTGAGGCCTTTGAAGGCAAGCACGACCTCAGCGTGGAAGAGGCCGTCGCCCTCGTGAAGGGCAACGCCAGCGCCAAGTTCGACGAGACCGTCGAGATCGCAATGAACCTCGGCGTCGACCCGCGCCACGCCGACCAGATGGTCCGCGGCAAGGTTTCGCTGCCGAACGGCACCGGTAAGGAGGTCCGCGTGGCCGTCTTCGCCCGTGGCGAAAAGGCTGATGAGGCCAAGGCAGCCGGTGCCGACGTTGTGGGCGCCGAAGACCTGATGGAAACCGTTCAGGGCGGCAAGATCGACTTCGACCGCTGCATCGCCACCCCCGACATGATGCCGATCGTCGGCCGTCTGGGTAAGGTGCTTGGCCCGCGCAACCTGATGCCGAACCCCAAGGTCGGCACCGTCACGATGGACGTGAAGGAAGCCGTGGAAGCCGCCAAGGGCGGTGAGGTCCAGTTCAAGGCCGAGAAGGCTGGCGTGGTTCACGCCGGGATCGGCAAGGCCTCGTTCGACGAAGCCAAGCTGATCGAGAACGTCCGCGCTTTCGTGGATGCGGTCTCCAAAGCCAAGCCGACCGGCGCCAAGGGCACCTACATGAAGAAGATCGCGATCTCTTCGACCATGGGCCCGGGCGTAAGCATCGAAGTGGACAACGCGCTGGGCAACTGA